In the genome of Deltaproteobacteria bacterium, the window GCAGTTACGATGATTTTCTCCAACCCAAATGGAAAGGCAAAATCGGTTTTCTCGATCCCCGTTCGCCGGGCGCCGGGGATTCCAACTGGGCATTCATCTGGGAAGTGAAGGGTGAAGAGTACCTGCGAAGATTGGCCGCTCAGGATTTGGTTTTGGGACGCGATCAGCGCGTGCTCGGGGAAAATTTAGCCAAAGGCCGGGTCGCGGCGATGATCGGCCTCACTTATTATTCTCTCTTGCCCTTCGTAAAGGCCGGTTTGCCAATCAAACCCGTGGGGTCGCTCAAAGAAGGAACCTACGGCACCGGCGGCAGCGGCAATCTGGCGATCATCAAAACGCCGGCGCATCCCAATACGACCAAAGTTTTTGTCAATTGGCTCCTGTCGCGCGAGGGGCAAGAAATCACCACCAAAGCCCTCGGCCAAGCGACCCGCCGGCTCGATGTCGATACCAAGTGGCTGCGCGAAACCGGCGTGATCGCCGCTAAAGACAGCATGGCGCTCAAGGATTTCTGGCAGATTGAAAATCAGTCGGAAGAGAAACTCGACAAGGTGCGCGAACCGGCGCAGAAGCTCGCCCTAACGATTTTAAAATGAACTTGAATAAAATTTCCCGATAAGGACTTGCACCCATGGCCAAACCGTATTTCAGTGACTTTCGCGATTATCTCGACGCGCTAGAAAAGCGCGGCAAGCTGCATCGCTGGCAGCGCGAGATCAACAAGGACACCGAGTTGATGCCGCTGATGCGCTTGCAATATCGCGGCATCGCCGACGAGCAGCGCCAGGCGTTCCTGTTCGAAAATGTCACCGACAGCCGTGGCCGCAAACACGATATCCGCGTGGCCACGGGCATGTATGGATCGTCGCGCGATGTCGCGGCCATAGGCCTGGGTTGCGACGAGCCGCTGGAAATTTATGAAAAGTGGCGCCAGGCCCTAGCCCATCCATACGAACCGCGCCAAGTCGACAGCGCGCCGGTGCAAGAGATCGTTTACAGCGGCCAATCGCTCAAAGATTTCGGCGTCAGCAGTTTGCCCGCGCCGGTGGAAGAGCCGGGTTTTAGCGGCGGCATTCGTGCCACCGCGCCGTTCATCACGCAAGATCGTGAAACCGGTGTGCGCAACGTCGGCATGTACAGCGGCCACTTTCGCGGCGAAGGCCATCTGATCGCCGGCATCGCGCCGATTCATCATGCCATCCTTTATCATCATCGCGAGGCGGTGAGCCGCAAGGAGAAGCTGCCGGTGGCGATCGTCTTGGGCGCTCTGCCGGATGTCGTTTATTGTTCGGCGGCCAATTTACCCTATGGCGTCGACGAGCTGGCGGTGGCCGGCGGCATTCGCGGCAGACCTGTAGACGTCGTGCGCTGCAAAACGATTCCGCTCGATGTGCCGGCGGAAGCGGAGATCATCATCGAGGGAGAAATCTCTTTCGATCGTAAAGAACGCGGCGAGCCTTTCAGCGATTATCCCGGCTACTTGATGGTCGAGCGGGAATTTCGCTCGGTCATCGATGTCACCGCCATCACCATGCGGCGCAATCCCATTTTTACCTCGATCTTGGTCGGCTTGCCGCCGAGCGAGTCTAATGGAATTTCGCGCACCTGCCGGGAAATGATGCTTTACAATTTTCTCCGCTACAGTTGCGCCATGCCGGAAGTCTTGGAAGTCGCGTGTCCTGAAATGGGCGGCGG includes:
- a CDS encoding extracellular solute-binding protein; translation: MGRYAKKFIYMFQAYLTESTWFNTDLAKASDFRSYDDFLQPKWKGKIGFLDPRSPGAGDSNWAFIWEVKGEEYLRRLAAQDLVLGRDQRVLGENLAKGRVAAMIGLTYYSLLPFVKAGLPIKPVGSLKEGTYGTGGSGNLAIIKTPAHPNTTKVFVNWLLSREGQEITTKALGQATRRLDVDTKWLRETGVIAAKDSMALKDFWQIENQSEEKLDKVREPAQKLALTILK
- a CDS encoding UbiD family decarboxylase, which gives rise to MAKPYFSDFRDYLDALEKRGKLHRWQREINKDTELMPLMRLQYRGIADEQRQAFLFENVTDSRGRKHDIRVATGMYGSSRDVAAIGLGCDEPLEIYEKWRQALAHPYEPRQVDSAPVQEIVYSGQSLKDFGVSSLPAPVEEPGFSGGIRATAPFITQDRETGVRNVGMYSGHFRGEGHLIAGIAPIHHAILYHHREAVSRKEKLPVAIVLGALPDVVYCSAANLPYGVDELAVAGGIRGRPVDVVRCKTIPLDVPAEAEIIIEGEISFDRKERGEPFSDYPGYLMVEREFRSVIDVTAITMRRNPIFTSILVGLPPSESNGISRTCREMMLYNFLRYSCAMPEVLEVACPEMGGGWNWWVIRMKKSHPSKPKQALHAASGMDPTSKMIIVVDEDIDPKDPDMVMWAMSFAMQPHQDVEISTGRSPLLDPSAHSLMRGREERSFPGAVGCSGLLIDATRKGPFPPVGLPKKSYMENALKIWQEAEMPKLKLKTPWYGYPLGLWDDEDDRLAEKVAHGEYFQHKEVKGH